ATCCGTGGCGTGGGGGAAATCGGCGCCGCGGATCGCTTGGCCGATCCTGCTTCTTGCTTCTGCGTCGTGCACCAAAGTCATGATCTTTTGCAAAAGAACCACCTCATTCAACTCACTTTCCAAAATCACCACCGCCGCCTGCCTTTGTTGCAGCGCCAGCGCATTGTACTCCTGATGGTTGGCTGCGGC
The genomic region above belongs to bacterium and contains:
- a CDS encoding undecaprenyldiphospho-muramoylpentapeptide beta-N-acetylglucosaminyltransferase, with product AAANHQEYNALALQQRQAAVVILESELNEVVLLQKIMTLVHDAEARSRIGQAIRGADFPHATDELAQAILRLREQKAEAR